The Methylomonas rhizoryzae genome includes the window TGACGAAAGATACCGCAGCTTCGACCGGCTCCGCCTCGGCCCGGTCGTCGCGCGCATCGAACGGGCTAGGGGTAAAATCGCTAAACAGGCCGACTAGCGGCTCGAACAAGGCATCCCGCAAATTCAGCGAAATCGCCGAAACCGACAGGATCAGCAAAAACCCGGAAAGCCATAAGCCGCCGGCCCTATGTAGATCGAAATTCAAGCGTTTGCCTCGTGCGCCGGGTTTAATCCGCCAAGCGGTGCGCCAAGATTGCCGGCTGGCCCCGGCCTCCCGGCGGACTAGCGCTAAGGCCGTTTGCGGTAAGCTCAGATAAAAACCGATCAGGGTTTCCAGCAGCACGATCACCGCTACTATACCCATCACCCACAAGCCGATCTCGCCCGGCAATTGCAAGCTGTAGTGCAGCACGTAAACGCATGGGATCAGCTGCTTGCGTTCCAAGCCGCACGCCCCCCATATTCGCCCGCCCAACACTTTGCCGTCTACCGGATCGACGAACACCTCGTCATACGCCGCCGGCATGTCGGCTTGCGTAGGCCTCAGGGTAATTTTCGCCGCGCGGCCGGCGACGCGTTGCAGTGGTAACGACACCACACGGTATTCGGGTAGCTCGCGCTGCAAGGCGGACAGCAGTTGCGCGTCGGTTAGCGCCGCGCCCTGAGCGGAGCTATAAAACAGCTCGGGGTTCAGCCACGCGTCCAATTCCTGCTGGTAGGCGATGATGCACCCGGTCAAACTGGCTTGCAACAAAAACAAGGCGGCGGTCAAGCCAAGATAGCGGTGTAAGCGCGCCCAAAGCTTTCGCATGGCGGGACTTCGCGCCTACCAGTTGTAGCGCAAACTGGCCAGTACGGTGCGGCGGTTGCCGTAAAAACAATTACCGCCGTAACAGGTAGTGAAATACTCGTGATCGAGCAGATTGGCCATATTCACCCCTAAACGCAAGCCGTTCAATTTGCTGTGCAACTTGCCTAATTCATAGTGCACGGCCGCATCCACCACCACGTAAGACGGCGTTTTCAAACTGTTGGCCAAATCGCCGTAGTTGCCGCCCGCGTAACGCAACCCACCGCCCAAACCCAAGCCTGCGAAATCGCCTTGCCGTTGCGTGTAATCGAGCCATAACCCGGCTTGATGCTCCGGTGTATAAGTCAAATTGTTGCCTAATTCGGAGGCAATCGTGGATTTGGTTACTTTGGTATCGGTATAGGTATAGGATGCGGCTACGTCCAAACCGACATCCAGACTGGCCTTGCCCTCCAATTCCGCCCCTTGCGAACGCACCTCGCCGGTTTGAATGTTATAACCTACATGCGAAGGCTCAGGATCGGCGGTTAACACATTTTGCTGGACTAAATGAAACAGCGCTGCCGTAAATAAGGCGTTATATCCGACCGGTTGATACTTGACGCCGAATTCATGCTGTTGCCCCGTTGTGGGTTTGAAAGCCTTGCCGAAAAAATCGCTATCGGCAATCGGATCGAACGATTCCGAATAACTGTAGTAAGGCACGACGCCCGCGTCGAACTGGTAGCCCAGTCCGGTCCGGTAGGTGAAGGCTTCGTCGTCGCGCGACGGATCGATCAGGCCATCGTTACCGGTTTGGGTGGTCGCCCAATCGTGGCGAATACCGATAGTCGCAATCCAACGATTCCATTTAAGCTGGTCTTGTGCGTACAGCCCGACTTGGTCCAGTTGCTGACTTCTGGATGAGTCCAACACGGGTTCCTGAAACGCATTGCCGTAGGTCGGGTTATAAACATCCAACACCAGTTCGGGCAATTCAAAATCGGTAAAGCCTTGCTTTCTATCGCCGGTAAAATGCCTGAAATCCAAACCGACCAAGCCTACGTGTTCAACATCGCCGGTGGCAAAATCGGCTTGTAACTGATTATCCAGCGTAAAAGTATGGGTCTGGTCCTTGTAGCGCGCGCCGTACCGGTTAATCTTGGTCATTTGCGCATCCACGAAGCTAAGGCCGGGAATAAGCTCGCCCTTGTCGGCATCAAAGCCGTAGTAATAATCCGGGAAAATACCGCGGTAATCGCTGCTGACATTGGCGTAACGCACATTCTGCCGCGCCGTGAAAATGTGGTTGAAGCGATGATCCAACCCATAGCCCACCGCAAACTGCTCGCGTTCATAACCGTCGAATCCGGGCTCACCCAGAAAGCGGTTGCTCGGAATGCGGCCGTTGGGGTTGGCCAACACCGTGCCTTCATAGGGCAAAAACTGCATCGCGTTGCCGGTTTCGTCTTTTTGATAGTGGCTCAAAAAGGTAAAACTGGTCGCGTCGCTCGGCTTCCAGGTAAAACTGGGCGCGACGTAGTAACGGTTGTCTTCCACGAAATCGACCTGGGTATCGGCGTTGCGGCCCATCGCTACCAAGCGGTAAAACAAATCGTTTCGGCTCGCCACCGGCCCGCTTAAATCCAGGCTGCCTTGCACCCTGTCGTAACTGCCGCCCAGAAACTGGATTTCATGAAACGGGGTTTCGGTAGGCCGTTTGCTCATCATATTGACCAAGCCGCCCGGCGGATTTTGCCCGTACAACACCGAAGACGGTCCGCGCAGGATTTCGATCCGCTCCAAGCCGTAAGGATCGACCCGCAATTGCGCATACGAAGAACTGGAACTCATCAAGCGGGTACCGTCCAGGTACTGGGTACCTTCGAAACCGCGCAGAATAAAATAGTCGTCGCGGGTACTAGGGCCGAAAAGCCCCGTCACCACGCCGGGCGTATAAGCCACCGCCTCGCTAACGCTTTGCGCCGCGCGGGCAACGAATTCGTCCCTGTTGACCGCGCTAATCGACTGCGGCACTTCGATCAGCGGCGTATCGGTTTTAGAACCCGACGCCGATTGTTCCACGACATAACCTTTTACCGGTGCCGCCGCGCTGCCGGCGTTTTCACCGACCACCGCCACCTCGGGCAAGGTTTGCGCGCTGCCAACTGCAAGCTCGCGGCGTTTATCGGTTTGCGACTTGGCCGGCCGGGCATTGTTATCAGCCGCCGTTTGCTCTTGAGCGCTTAATTCCAGCGGCGCGAGCACCAATGCCAACGCGATGGCCGCCGCTTTACCAAAACCTGACCGGACACGAGTCCGCGCTCGCGCATGTACCATTCGTTTAGTCATTGCTTCACCTGCAAATTTGAGTTGCAAGCGATATTACTATGAATAATAACGATTCTCAATTATGTTTTTATCTTATTCGACTCCCTAGCCTTTCCCCTCCGGTTAATCCGGCCTGTTCGGAAACGCCGCTAAACGCGTTACCATAAGCAGCACTCGCATAGCCGCCGGACACAATCTCTATCCCCCTTAAGCATCAGACACCTCACCGCCAGCGATTCGTTATGAAAACCGTTGCCAAACAACCCGATCCCAGCCAACTTAATTCGATCCACCGTCTGGTTCAAAGCGGCCAGTTCCATTCGGCCGAAACCCAAGCCCTCGCCTTGTTGGCGCAGTATCCGAAATCGCTGGGTTTGCTGAATCTGTTGGGCATGAGCCAGCAAGCGCAAGGCAAGCTGCGCGACGCGGCGGCCAGCTTCCGCAAAATGTTGAGCTTGGACCCCAACGTCGCGGAGATCCATTTCAACCTGGGCGCGATCAATACCGAACTGGGCGACCTCAAAGCCGCTCTGGCCTGTTACCGCAAAGCCCTGCAACTCAAGCCTCAATTGACAGTCGCCCATTTCAATCTCGGTACCTTGCTGCAACAGCAAAGTCAGTGGTCCGATGCGGCCAAACACTACCGGCAAGCGGTCGATCAACAACCCGGCTTTTACCAAGCCTGGGCCAACTGGGGTACCGTATTGCAGCAACGCGGCGATTTGCAGGGGGCCGAACAATGCTACCGACAGGCCTTGACCATACAGACGGATGCCCAAGGCCATTTTAATCTGGGCACCGTGCTGTACGGCCAAGGCGAACACCACGCGGCGATAGCGGCGTTCGAACAGGCTTTGCGGCTGGATCCGCAATTCGCCGACGCCTGGAACGATTTGGGCGAAACCTACCGCGATCAAGGCAACATGGAAGATGCGGTGCGCTGCTACCGGGAAGCCCTGAAGGCCGATCCCAAGCACGCCCGCGCCAATTACAACCTGGCAGAAAGCTACAGCCTGGGCGGACAATTGCAGCAAGCCATCCCTTACTTTAGCGCGTCCGATTTCGCCGACGCGCAAGAGCGCGTGTTGCAATGCCTGTATAAAACCAGCCAATTCGACGACTTCAAACAACGGCTAAACCAATTCACCGAGCAACGACAGCATGCTTCGATACTGGTCGGCACCCTGTCCACCCATTACGCCACCAACTTTAAACTGGACAATCCTTACCACTTCTGCCGCGAGCCGATGCGCTTCGTACAGCACACCCACATCGCCGAATTGTCCGCACCGAACAGTCCGCTGTTACGCCAACTCCTGAGCGACATAAAATCCCTGGCCATTGCCGAACGCAAGCAGGGCCGGCTGTATTACGGCATCCAATCGGCCGGTAACCTGTTACAACGGGCCGAACCCTCGTTTCAACAGCTGGCCGCGCTGATCCGCGCCAAAGTCAAAGCCTACCGGAAGCATTTCGCCGGCTGCGACGACTCCCTGATCAAGCTGTTTCCGAAAGACTTGGAATTCGCCAGCTCCTGGTATTTACGCATGAACCAAGGCGGCTATCTGACCTCGCATATCCACGAAGAAGGCTGGATCAGCGGTTGCGTCTACCTGCAACTACCGGACAAATGCGGCGAGCACGCCGGCAGTTTCGAATACGGTACCGACGGCGACGATTACCCGCGCCTGCACGACGACTTCCCCAGCAAAATCGTCGATCAAGCGGTCGGCGATCTGGTACTGTTTCCGTCCTCGCTATTCCACCGCACCATTCCGTTCCAGTCCGATCAGGAACGGGTGTGCGTGGCTTTTGACATCAAACCGCAAGCGGCGGCCTGACGCTGCTCCAGGCTAAGCCTGGCCTTATCGAGCGGAAACAAAACTCCCGAATGGTGTTGTCTAGTAGTTCGTTCATTAATATATTGACTAATTACTCAAGCTCCAAGTCGAACTTTTTCCAGCGGAAAACGACAACGCTAGTGCACCATCCCGGTAAAGACATCGGCCATCTCGCCCGTGTCCTACGACCAATAGGCGCGATAAGCGAGTAATCTGCTCCTTCATAAGTGTCCACCTCATTATAAGTGGACACTATCTTCGCTTCTTTCGAGCAACTGATATAGACGCTGTCTATAGATCGCTTACTTTACACGCATAAAAAAGCCCATCGAGGGATGGGCTTAAGAATAAGAGCTTGGCGATGACCTACTTTCACATGGCAAACTGCCACACTATCATCGGCGCGAAGCGGTTTCACTTCCGAGTTCGGGATGGGATCGGGTGGTTCACGCTTGCTATGGTCACCAAGCAAACTGGTTTGAAGGGGTTAGGCGCAAGGTAAAAAGTTCAGGGTTCAAAACAGCGGCGCTTCGCCGTGTAGCGTCTATCCTACTTTACCTTTCGTTTCCCTTCGTCATGAGCAGTATTGATAAAGGCTTCCGGTTTTTTGAACCTTGTACCTTGCTTCTTGTACCTGCCCTATGGAAATCTGTAGTTGCGATTGTTCTCTTACTTTTCAGCTACTGTCGCTGACCAAACGCATTGGGCGTTATATGGTCAAGCCTCACGGGCAATTAGTACACGTTAGCTACGCCCGTTACCGGACTTCCACACCGTGCCTATCAACGTCGTCGTCTCCAACGGCCCTTCAGGGGACTCAAGGTCCCAGTGAGATCTCATCTTGGGAGGGGCTTCCCGCTTAGATGCTTTCAGCGGTTATCCTGTCCGAACGTGGCTACCCGGCAATGCTCTTGGCAAAACAACCGGAACACCAGAGGTTCGTCCACTTCGGTCCTCTCGTACTAGAAGCAGCTTCCCTCAAATCTCAAACGCCCACGGCAGATAGGGACCGAACTGTCTCACGACGTTCTGAACCCAGCTCGCGTACCACTTTAAATGGCGAACAGCCATACCCTTGGGACCTGCTTCAGCCCCAGGATGTGATGAGCCGACATCGAGGTGCCAAACACCGCCGTCGATATGAACTCTTGGGCGGTATCAGCCTGTTATCCCCGGCGTACCTTTTATCCGTTGAGCGATGGCCCTTCCATACAGAACCACCGGATCACTAAGACCTACTTTCGTACCTGCTCGACTTGTCCGTCTCGCAGTCAAGCACCCTTATGCCTTTGCACTCATTGCCTGATTTCCGACCAGGCTGAGGGTACCTTCGTGCTCCTCCGTTACTCTTTAGGAGGAGACCGCCCCAGTCAAACTACCCACCAGACACTGTCCCTAACCCGGATCACGGGTCGAGGTTAGAACTCCAAACATACCAGGGTGGTATTTCAAGGATGGCTCCACAAGAACTAGCGTTCCTGCTTCACAGCCTCCCACCTATCCTACACAAGTAGGTTCAAAGTCCAGTGTCAAGCTATAGTAAAGGTGCACGGGGTCTTTCCGTCTAGCCGCGGGTACACTGCATCTTCACAGCGATTTCAATTTCACTGAGTCCCAGGTGGAGACAGTGTGGCCATCATTACGCCATTCGTGCAGGTCGGAACTTACCCGACAAGGAATTTCGCTACCTTAGGACCGTTATAGTTACGGCCGCCGTTTACTGGGGCTTCGATCAAGAGCTTCTCCTTACGGATAACCCCATCAATTAACCTTCCAGCACCGGGCAGGCGTCACACCCTATACGTCCACTTTCGTGTTTGCAGAGTGCTATGTTTTTGCTAAACAGTTGCAGCCACCGATTTTTTGCAACCCCCTTCCGCTTCAGCCGCGAGGGCTTACACGTACCAAGGGCATACCTTCTCCCGAAGTTACGGTATCATTTTGCCTAGTTCCTTCACCTGGGTTCTCTCAAGCGCCTTAGAATTTTCATCCCACCCACCTGTGTCGGTTTAGGGTACGGCCACCGATCACCTGAAGCTTAGAGGCTTTTCTTGGAAGCTTGGCATCTATCACTTCGCGGTTCCGAGGAACCACTCGTCATCACGTCTCAGCATATAGCCTCCCGGATTTGCCTAAGAGACCTGCCTACTTGCTTAAACTGCCACTTCCAACCGACAGCTGATATAGCCTTCTCCGTCACCCCATCGCAGTGATCACTGGTACAGGAATATTAACCTGTTTTCCATCGACTACGCCTTTCGGCCTCGCCTTAGGTGCCGACTAACCCTGCGTCGATTAACGTTGCGCAGGAAACCTTGGGTTTACGGCGAGGGGGTTTTTCACCCCCTTTATCGTTACTTATGTCAGCATTCGCACTTCTGATACCTCCAGCCGACTTTTCAATCGACCTTCGCAGGCGTACAGAACGCTCCTCTACCGCTCATCTTTCGATGAACCCGTAGCTTCGGTACTATGCTTAGCCCCGGTGAATCTTCCGCGCAGACCGACTCGACCAGTGAGCTATTACGCTTTCTTTAAAGGGTGGCTGCTTCTAAGCCAACCTCCTGGCTGTCTGGGCCTTTCCACATCGTTTCCCACTGAGCATAGATTTGGGGACCTTAGCTGACGGTCTGGGCTGTTTCCCTTTTCACGACGGACCTTATCACCCGCCGTGTGTCTCCCGTGCTCGCACTTCTCGGTATTCGGAGTTTGCATCGGTTTGGTAAGTCGGGATGACCCCCTAGCCGAAACAGTGCTCTACCCCCGAGAGTGATACACGAGGCGCTACCTAAATAGCTTTCGAGGAGAACCAGCTATCTCCGAGCTTGATTAGCCTTTCACTCCGATCCACAACTCATCCCCTACCTTTTCAACGGGAGTGGGTTCGGTCCTCCAGTGTGTGTTACCACACCTTCAACCTGGTCATGGATAGATCGCCCGGTTTCGGGTCTACACCTTGCGACTGAACGCCCTATTAAGACTCGGTTTCCCTACGCCTCCCCTATTCGGTTAAGCTTGCCACAAAATGTAAGTCGCTGACCCATTATACAAAAGGTACGCAGTCACCCCACGAAGGGGCTCCCACTGCTTGTACGCATACGGTTTCAGGTTCTATTTCACTCCCCTCTCCGGGGTTCTTTTCGCCTTTCCCTCACGGTACTGGTTCACTATCGGTCAGTCAGGAGTATTTAGCCTTGGAGGATGGTCCCCCCATATTCAGTCAACGTTTCACGTGCGCCGACCTACTCGATTTCATGATCAATGAGTTTTCGTGTACGGGGCTATCACCCTGTATCGCCGGACTTTCCAGACCGTTCCACTAACTCGTCAACCACTTAAGGGCTGGTCCCCGTTCGCTCGCCACTACTAAGGGAATCTCGGTTGATTTCTTTTCCTCCGGGTACTTAGATGTTTCAGTTCTCCGGGTTCGCTTCAGTGAGCTATGTATTCACTCAAAGATGACGAGGTTATCCTCGCCGGGTTTCCCCATTCAGACATCGCCGGATCACAGGTTGTTTGCCACCTCCCCGACGCTTTTCGCAGGCTACCACGTCTTTCATCGCCTCTGACTGCCAAGGCATCCACCGTATGCGCTTATTCACTTGACCATATAACCCGAATGCGTCTGTGTTTGAGCACAGTCGA containing:
- a CDS encoding tetratricopeptide repeat protein yields the protein MKTVAKQPDPSQLNSIHRLVQSGQFHSAETQALALLAQYPKSLGLLNLLGMSQQAQGKLRDAAASFRKMLSLDPNVAEIHFNLGAINTELGDLKAALACYRKALQLKPQLTVAHFNLGTLLQQQSQWSDAAKHYRQAVDQQPGFYQAWANWGTVLQQRGDLQGAEQCYRQALTIQTDAQGHFNLGTVLYGQGEHHAAIAAFEQALRLDPQFADAWNDLGETYRDQGNMEDAVRCYREALKADPKHARANYNLAESYSLGGQLQQAIPYFSASDFADAQERVLQCLYKTSQFDDFKQRLNQFTEQRQHASILVGTLSTHYATNFKLDNPYHFCREPMRFVQHTHIAELSAPNSPLLRQLLSDIKSLAIAERKQGRLYYGIQSAGNLLQRAEPSFQQLAALIRAKVKAYRKHFAGCDDSLIKLFPKDLEFASSWYLRMNQGGYLTSHIHEEGWISGCVYLQLPDKCGEHAGSFEYGTDGDDYPRLHDDFPSKIVDQAVGDLVLFPSSLFHRTIPFQSDQERVCVAFDIKPQAAA
- a CDS encoding TonB-dependent siderophore receptor; protein product: MLAPLELSAQEQTAADNNARPAKSQTDKRRELAVGSAQTLPEVAVVGENAGSAAAPVKGYVVEQSASGSKTDTPLIEVPQSISAVNRDEFVARAAQSVSEAVAYTPGVVTGLFGPSTRDDYFILRGFEGTQYLDGTRLMSSSSSYAQLRVDPYGLERIEILRGPSSVLYGQNPPGGLVNMMSKRPTETPFHEIQFLGGSYDRVQGSLDLSGPVASRNDLFYRLVAMGRNADTQVDFVEDNRYYVAPSFTWKPSDATSFTFLSHYQKDETGNAMQFLPYEGTVLANPNGRIPSNRFLGEPGFDGYEREQFAVGYGLDHRFNHIFTARQNVRYANVSSDYRGIFPDYYYGFDADKGELIPGLSFVDAQMTKINRYGARYKDQTHTFTLDNQLQADFATGDVEHVGLVGLDFRHFTGDRKQGFTDFELPELVLDVYNPTYGNAFQEPVLDSSRSQQLDQVGLYAQDQLKWNRWIATIGIRHDWATTQTGNDGLIDPSRDDEAFTYRTGLGYQFDAGVVPYYSYSESFDPIADSDFFGKAFKPTTGQQHEFGVKYQPVGYNALFTAALFHLVQQNVLTADPEPSHVGYNIQTGEVRSQGAELEGKASLDVGLDVAASYTYTDTKVTKSTIASELGNNLTYTPEHQAGLWLDYTQRQGDFAGLGLGGGLRYAGGNYGDLANSLKTPSYVVVDAAVHYELGKLHSKLNGLRLGVNMANLLDHEYFTTCYGGNCFYGNRRTVLASLRYNW
- a CDS encoding PepSY-associated TM helix domain-containing protein, with product MRKLWARLHRYLGLTAALFLLQASLTGCIIAYQQELDAWLNPELFYSSAQGAALTDAQLLSALQRELPEYRVVSLPLQRVAGRAAKITLRPTQADMPAAYDEVFVDPVDGKVLGGRIWGACGLERKQLIPCVYVLHYSLQLPGEIGLWVMGIVAVIVLLETLIGFYLSLPQTALALVRREAGASRQSWRTAWRIKPGARGKRLNFDLHRAGGLWLSGFLLILSVSAISLNLRDALFEPLVGLFSDFTPSPFDARDDRAEAEPVEAAVSFVMVLDRAQIEADARHWTKQRSSVFYNAQYGIFGVGYGDADGLGADYLYYDGQTAAYLDDYLPGQGTAADIFDAWQLPLHSGRIAGLPGRVAVSVLGLAIAVLVVTGFRIWWHKSGRSATRRS